The DNA window GCCGAATCTCTCGAGAGACGCGGCGACGTGCTGCCGCCACAGCGGTTCGTCATCGAGCACAAGGACGGATAGGCCTTCGAGCGGGGACGCAGGCATTTACTTATCCACTCGTTTCCCCGCCTTTTCCCAGCCGCGCATCCCTGGCTCGAGGTCGTAGAGGACCTTGAATCCCATCGCAGCCATCTGCGTGCAGGCGGTGGCGCTGCGGCGGCCGGCGGCGCAATGCACGAGATACGTCTTTTCCTTGTCGAGCTTGCCGACCTTGGCGTTGAAGTCGGGCGCGTTCACGTCGAGGTTCACCGCGCCCGGGATGCGGCCCGCCTTGAACTCGTCCGCCGTGCGCACGTCGAGCACGACGTGGTTCTTGTCAGCCATGAGCTTCTCGAATTCATCCACGCCGATGCGCTTGACGGTGGCCTTCGCGGGCGCGGTCTTGGGCGCGGGCGTGTCGGCGAGCGCGGCGGGGCCGGGTTTGTCGAGCGCCCAATGGATCGCATTGACGAGCAGTTGCCGGAAGGCCGGCATCGAGAATTCGTCGGGATGACCGAGCGACGTGTAGAACACGCGCGAGTTTCCGAAGCGGTGCAGCCACGCCACCGGCTCGGCGGGCTGGCCTTCGATGGAGCCCATCAGCAGCGGCTCGGAGCGGGGCGGCAGCGGCGCATTCTTGTAGAGCGACCCGGTCGAGGTGAACTCGCGCGGGACGCCCCTGAGCACTGCGTGGCCCGCGGCCTCGGGCACCACGCGGACCACGGGAAGGAATTTCGCACCATGGTGGTTGTGATAATTGCCGCCGAGCACCTCGCGGTCCCACTCTTTCCAGTTCTCGAACGCGTGGCTCGCCGTGCGCAGCCCGATGACCGGCCGGCCGGACGCGGCGTATTTCCGGAAGCGCGCGAGTTGATCCTCGGGCAGCGTCATGCGCCGGATGTAAAGAATCGCGAGGTCGGCCTTGTCGAGCGCGTCGAGCCCGGGAATGTCATTCACGTCCTTGCCCGGTTTGCGTTCGAGGTAGGTGCATGTGAACGGGAAGTTCGCCTCGAGAAACTTGGCGAAAGGCGGCAGCGTCTCGGCGGACTTGTATTCGAACTCGCCGCTGATGAGCACGATGCGGGACTTCGCCGCGGGCGCGGCGGCTTCGGCATGCGGCGGGGCGAGCAGCACGGCGAGCACGGTGGCGCCGAGGCGGAACGGGGTTTTCATGGGAGGTGCAGGGAGGGGTCGCGACGCGGTTTGCGTGCGTGAGAAAGCAATCTTCCGTCCCCGCGGCGGGCTGTCGAGCGTGGAATCAACCCTCCGGCCCGCCGATGATGTCGCGCACCGCGGCGAGGAAGCTCTGCTCCTGAAACCGGCTCTTCGCGAGGCGTAGTCCGCGCCCACGGCGAGCCCGCGGGTCGCATGTGAGCGCGCCGCGCGCGCTTTGCACTTTGACCTGCTCAAGCGGCAACCTTACCTTCGCGCGCGTCGATGCCGCTGCGATTCTTTAACACCCTCACGCGTTGCGTGCAGGACTTCACACCGCTCGATCCCGCGGGCCGTCGCGTGGGACTTTACTGCTGCGGGCCGACGGTTCACGACTTCGCGCACATCGGGAACTTCCGCACGTTTGTCTTCGCCGACCTGCTCCGGCGCTGCCTCGAGTTCCGCGGCTTCGAGGTCACGCACGTGATGAACGTGACCGACGTCGAGGACAAGATCATCAAGCGCGTCGCCGATGCCGGCGTGTCGTTGCGTGAATTCACGTCGCGGTTTGAATCGGCGTTCTTCGAGGACCACCGCGCGCTGCGCTGCCTCGCCCCGCACCACGCGCCGCGCGCGACGGAGCACATCCCCGGTATCATCGCGCTCATCGGACGGCTCCTCACGCGGGGCGTCGCCTACAAGGCCGCCGACGGCTCGGTCTACTTCAGCATCGAGAAGTATCAGGGCTGCGGCTGCCGCTACGGCCAGTTGCTCAACCTCAACTTCGAGGGCATGCGCGTCGGCGAGCGCGTGGCGTCCGACGAATACGAGAAGGAATCCATCGGCGACTTCGCGCTCTGGAAATCGCGCGCGCCCGGGGACGGCGCGGTCTTCTGGCCGAGCCCTTGGGGCGAGGGCCGGCCCGGCTGGCACATCGAGTGTTCCGCGATGAGCATGAAGCTGCTCGGCCCGAGCTTCGACATCCACATGGGCGGCGAAGACCTGGTCTTCCCGCATCACGAGGACGAAATCGCGCAGAGCGAAGGCGCCCTCGATTATCCGGCGGGCGCGCGCTTCGTGAAGTATTGGCTCCACGGCGCGCACCTGCTCGTCGAGGGGAAGAAGATGAGCAAGTCGCTTGGCAACTTCTACACGCTCCGAGACCTGCTGGCCAGGGGCTACACCGGCCGTGAAATCCGGTATCTCCTCCTCACCGCGCACTTCCGCGACCCGTTCAACTTCACGCTCGAAGGACTCGCGGGCGCCCGCGCGGCGCTTGCGCGCCTCGACGAGTGCCTCGGCAAGCTTCGCGAAGCCGCGACGGGGGAAACAGCCGCGCCCGATGCCGCGCTGGTCGGGCGATTCACCGCCGCGCTCGACGACAACTTGAACGTCTCCGCCGCGTGGGGCGCGGTCTTCGAGTGGGTCCGCGACCTCAACCGCCGGCTGGCCGCGAAGGAGCTCGCGCCCGGCGCCGCCGCCGCCGCGCTTGCGGCGTGGGCGCGTCTGGATTCCGTGTTCGGCATAGGTGACGCCTGCGGCGCGGAAATCCCCGCGGACATCCAGGCGCTCGCCGGCGCGCGCCAGTCCGCGCGCGCCGCCAAAGAATGGAAGAAATCCGACGAGCTCCGCGACGAGCTCAAGGCCCGTGGCTGGGTGGTCGAGGACACGGCGAAGGGGCCGAAGTTGAAGCGAGGGTGAAATGCCGGCGGGACTTTTCATCACGTTCGAGGGCACCGAGGGCTGCGGCAAAAGCACGCAGGCCGCGCGCCTCGCGGACCGGCTGCGCGCGCGCGGCCGCACGGTGCGGTTGCTGCGCGAGCCGGGCGGCACGCCCATCGGCGAGGAAATCCGCCACACGCTCAAGCATAGCGCGGAGAACGGAGCGATGACCCCCGAGGCCGAGTTGCTCCTGATGAACGCGAGCCGCGCGCAACTGGTCCGCGAAGTCATCCGCCCCGCGCTCGCCGCGGGCGAAGTCGTCGTGTGTGACCGCTACCACGATTCGACCACGGCCTATCAAGGCCACGGCCGGCAGCTTGATCTGGGGCACGTCCAGTCCGTGCTCGATTTTGCCATTGGCGACACGCGGCCCGAGATCACCTTGTGGCTGCGCGTTCCACTCTCGCTCAGTGAAGCCCGCCGCGCCGCGCGGCTCCAGCGGCAGCCGGGCCTGCGCGACCGGTTTGAGGAAGCCGACCGCGCGTTCTTCGAGCGCGTCGACCTCGGCTACCTGTCCATCGCCGCGGCCGAGCCCGAGCGCGTCCGGGTGATCGACGCGACGAAGCCGGTTGAAGCTGTCGCCGCGGAAATCTGGGTGCACATCGAGCCGCTCGTGGGGCGGTGAGGACGGGTGACTCGCAGGGCGTGGGCGCTAGGGCCTGGACTTGGCCGGGGCTCGAACACGAGGGCTTCGCAGGCACTTCCTGGTGTGTCCTTTCGGTTCACGGCTCACTGCTCTCAGCCTCTCTGCTTCTTGCAAAACCGTGCTTACATCACCCGGTGAATTCCATTGCCGCCCCCGGGCCTTTTTGGTGTCGTCCTCGCGCGCCGCATGATCCTCCACAAGCTGATCGCCCGCCATCTCAAGACCCGCGACGACGCGGAGTTTTACGCGATGCAGGCGCTCGACGCCATACGGTGGATCGAGGCGTGCGGCGTGCAGCCCGGCCCCACCGTGTCCGCGCTGGACCTCGGGTGCGGCCACGGCGTCTTCGGCGCGGAACTTGCCCGGCGCGGCTGCGCGGTCACGTATTCCGACGATCACAACTGGCTCCTGCCCGCGCTCAAGGACGCGCCGTTCCGCGCGTTCAACATCGACCGCGATGACTTCGCCGCGCTCGGGCAGTTCGACCTGGTCGTCTGCTCCAACGTGCTCGAGCATCTGCCGCGGCCGGCGGACTTCATCGCGCGCATGCACACGCTGCTCAAGCCGGGCGGGAAGTTCTACCTGAGCTGGACGCCGTGGCTCTCGCCGTGGGGCGGGCACGAATTCTCGCCGCTGCACTACCTCGGCGCGACCCGCGGGCACCTGCTGCACGACAGGCTCGGCCGCCCCAAGCGCGTCCACACGCCCTTCGAGAACCTCTTCCCGACCTCCGTTGGGGAGACGCTCCAATGGATCCGGGAGCAGCCGCATCTGCGGCTCGATCACGCGGCGCCGCGATACTTCACCGAACTGGCGTTTCTGGTGCGCGTGCCGGTGCTGCGCGAGTTCGCGTCGTGGAACTGCGCGCTGCTGCTCTCCAGAAAAGACTAGCGCCGCGGGACCCCATTCCCCAACATCGCCGCGGCTTTTCGGAGCCGCGCTCCGCCCCCATGAAGGCAAAGATCATCATCACTCCAAAGAAGGCCGTGCTCGACCCGCAGGGCAAAACCGTGCAGACCGCCCTCGGGCACATGGGTTACGCCGGCGTCACCGCCGTCCACGTCGGCAAGTATCTAGAGATCGACCTCGCGCCCGGCACCGACAAGGCGGCGGCCGAACTCGCGCTCAACGAGGCCGCGCACAAGTTTCTCAGCAACCCGGTGATCGAGGACTACCGGTTGGAGATCGAGTGATGCGTTTTGCCGTCCTCCAATTCCCGGCTTCGAACTGCGATCAGGACGCCGTCCACGCCGTGCGCACGCTCGGGCACAGCGCGGACTTCGTCTGGCACAAGGACGCCTCGCTCGGCGCGGTCGACGCCGTGATCGTGCCCGGCGGCTTCAGCTACGGGGACTACCTGCGCTGCGGGGCCATCGCACGATTCAGCCCGGTGATGCAGGCGGTGAAGCAGTTCGCCGACAACGGCGGGCTCGTGCTCGGCGTGTGCAACGGCTTTCAGGTGCTCACCGAGGCGGGCCTGCTGCCCGGCGCGCTCATCCGCAACCGCGACCTGCAATTCCACTGCGAGCACATCTTCCTCAAGACCGCCAACCGCGACACGCCGTTCACGAACCGCATCCCGGCCGACAAACTCCTGCGCGTGCCCATCGCGCACGGCGAGGGCTGCTACTTCGCGGACCAGGACACGCTCGCGAAGCTCCAATCCACCCGGCAGATCCTCTGGCAATACTGCGATGCGAACGGCGAACTCACGGACGCGGCCAATCCGAACGGCGCGCTGCTGAACATCGCGGGCATCTGCAACGGGCGCGGCAACGTGGCGGGCCTCATGCCGCATCCCGAGCGCGTCTGCGAACCGCTGCTCGGCGGCGACGACGGCCGGCTCATCTTCGAGAGCCTCTTCGCCGCGATCGAAGCCCGCGCCCGGCCGGAGGCGGCGTAATCCCGCTGCGCGCAACCGTGCGGCTGAGCGCTGACGCGCCCGCATTCCCGGGGATCACCTCCGTTCCTACCGCCGCGCAAATCGCGCGAGCAACTTCGCGTGGATGTCGCCGAAACCGCCGTTGCTGAAAACGCACACCACGTCGCCGCCCGCGACGCCCGCGCCGAGGTGCTCGACGATCGCGTTCACGTCGGCAAGATACGCCGCATCCTTGCCCAGCGCGCGGAGGTCGCCCATCAACTTCTCCGGGTCGAGCCGCAACTCGGGCGCGAGCAGTTCGAGTCGCGCGACCTGCGCGACCACCACGGCGTCCGCCCCCGCAAATGCCGCGGCGAGCTCCTGCTGGAAAACATTCCGGCGCGTCGTGTTCGAGCGCGGTTCGAAGACGGCCCACAACTTGTGCTGCGGAAATTTGACGCGCAGCGCCTTGAGCGTCTCGCGAATCGCCGTCGGGTGATGGCCGAAGTCGTCCACCACGGTCACGCCGCCCGCGACGCCGCGCACCTCCAGCCGGCGCTTCACGCCCCGGAACGTGCTGAACGCGTCCTGAATCTGCCGGTTCGTCAGCCCGCAGTGCCGCGCCGCGGCGACGACCGCGAGCGCGTTGCGAACGTTGAGCTCGCCGATCAAGTCGAGGTGGAACTTCCCGTTCGGCGTCTCGAATTCGCTCGCCGTCGCGCCGAGGCGCAGGTGGAACGCGTGGAGATGATTGTCCGCGCCGAAGCCAAAGCGCTTCACCGGGCACGGCGCGTTCACGAGCAGCGGCGCGAGGTTCGCGTCGTCGCCGTTGGCGAGCAGGAGCCCGTTGCGCGGCACGAGCCGGATGAAATGGCTGAACGCGCGCTGGATGGCCGCGACGTTGTCGAAGATGTCCGCGTGATCGAACTCGAGGTTGTTGAGGATGCCGACCTCGGGCAGGTAGTGGACGAACTTGCTGCGCTTGTCGAAAAACGCGGTGTCATACTCGTCGCCCTCGAGGACGAACCACTCGCTGCCGGTGAAGCGCGCGCCCTGTCCGAGATTGTTGGGGATGCCGCCGATGAGGAAGCTCGGGTTCAACCCGTTGTGCTCGAGCACCCACGTGAGCAGCGAGGTCGTCGTCGTCTTTCCGTGCGTGCCGCAGACGACGAGCGAACGGCGGCCGCGGATGAAGTAGTCCTTGAGCAACTCGGGCAGCGAGGCGTAACGGAGACGCTTCGACAGCACGGCCTCGACCTCGGGGTTGCCGCGAGACAGCGCGTTGCCAATCACGACGAGGTCGGGCTTGTGCGCGAGGTTGGCCTCCGCGTAGCCGTTCATCGCCTCGATGTGCCGCTCCGCGAGGAAGGTGCTCATGGGCGGATACACGTTCTGGTCCGAGCCGGTGACGTGCACGCCCTGCTCCTTCATCGCCGCGGCGACCGCGGCCATCGCGGTGCCGCCGATGCCGGAGAAGTGAACGCTGCGAATGGTGCCAAACATGCGGGCGAAGTGTAGCAGCCGGCTCCGGGAGGCTCTATCCGAAATGCGCCCGCGCCAAAGTCATCGGCGCGAACCGCCTCAGCCCTTCAGCTTGCGCTCCAGGATCGCCCCGGCGGCGCCGGGGTTGGCCTTGCCTTTGGAGAGCTTCATCACCTGGCCCTTGAGGAAATTCAGCGCGGCAGCCTTGCCGGACTTGAAGTCCGCCGCGGGGCCCGGATTTGCGGCGATGACTTCGTCGCAGAACTGTTCGAGCGCGCCCGTGTCGCTGACCTGCGCGAGTCCCTTGCGCTGCACGATGGCTGCGGGCGGTTCGCCGGTGTCAAACATCTCGGCGAACACCTGCTGCGCGATGCTTGAACTGATCGTGCGGCTTTCGACAAGCGCAGCCAGCTCGGGCAGGCACTCGGGCGCGAACCTGAGCCCGCCGAGTTCCGCGCCGGTCTCGGCGAGTTTCGCCCGGAGGTTGTTGATGACCCAGTTCGCGACAGCTTTCGGGTTCTTCGACTTCGGCGCGATCGTCTCGAAGTAGTTCCCGAGCGGCCGGTCCCACACGAATGTCTGCGCGTCGGTCGCGGGCAGCTGGTAGTCGCGCATGAGGCGCCGCTTGCGCGCAAGCGGCAACTCGACGGCGCGCGCGCGGACTTCCGCGAGCCACGCATCCGTCGGCGCGAGCGGCATCAGGTCGGGCTCGGGGAAGTAGCGATAATCGTGCGCCTCCTCCTTGGTGCGCATCACCCCGGTGACGCCCGTGTCGTCGTCCCAACGGCGCGTTTCCTGCCGGAGCGCACCCCCGCGGGTGACGACGCCGATCTGCCGCGGGATTTCGTATTGCAACGCGCGGCGCACGGCGGAAAAGCTGTTCATGTTCTTGATCTCGACCTTCGCGCCGAGCGCGTCCGAGCCGCGCGGGCGCACGCTCACGTTCACGTCGCACCGCACCATGCCTTTCTCCATGTCGCAGTCGCTGACGCCGCCGTAAACGAGGATGTCCTTGAGCGCGTTGAGATAGTCGTAAGCCATGTCCGCGCTGCGCAGGTCGGGCTCGGAAACGATTTCGAGCAGCGGCACGCCTGCGCGGTTGAAGTCCACGCCGCTGAAGCGCTCGAAATGGAAGCTTTTGCCCACGTCCTCCTCGAGATGCGCGCGCGTGATGCGCACCGTGGCGATGCCGCCGCCCAACTCGAACTCGACGCGGCCGTTCGCCGTCGAGGGGCGGTCGTATTGCGTGAGCTGGTAGTTTTTCGGCATGTCCGGATAGAAGTAACTCTTCCGGTCAAATGTCGCGAAGCGCGGAATCTCACACTGGAGCAGCAACCCCGTGAGCGCGGTGAGCCGCAGCGCCTCCTCGTTGGGAACGGGCAGCGCGCCGGGCAGCCCGAGGCAGACGGGGCAGACATTTGTGTTCGGCGGCGCGCCAAATGCATTTGCGCAGCCGCACCACATCTTCGACTTCGTCCGGAGCTGGACGTGTGTCTCGAGTCCGATGACCGCTTCGTAGTCCATCACGCGCCGCGAGGGTAACCACGGAAGGACACGGAAGGACACGGATTTTTGGCGTGCCCGCGGCGACATTGCCGGCCGTTCAGGGCCGGCGGTCAGCTTGCCAACCCCAACCGGGCGGCGCAGCCTTGCGCCCGTGCGCTGCCCCGCCGGCGATCGCACGCTCCCGGAACTTCGCGCCGGGCCCATTCTCGTGGACGCCTGCCGTGGGGGCTGCGGCGGCGTGTGGTTCGACAACTTCGAACTGCAGAAGGTCGACGAGCAGCACGAGTCCGCGGCTACTTCAGCTTTCCCTGCATCAGCAAAATCCACCGCAGCGCCGTGTTCATCAGATCCTCGCCGGCGCCGACGGCGACCGGCGCGACTTGCGAATCCGCGCCGTAGCCGCCTTCGGCAGCGCCCTCGATCGTTGGGAAATACTGGTGGTAGCCGTTGCAGTAACCGAAGAAGAACAGCCCTCCGACGCGCGCCCGCTCACGCAGCCTGTTCGCGTGCTGGCAGAAGAACTCGCCCGACGCGCCGACGAACGCGATGTCGCCGTTGAGCAGGGCGACCGTGAGCCGCGGCCGCACCCCGTCGGCGTATTCGTCCACGAAGTTCGCGACCAGCTCGGGGAAGAACGCGACAGAATATATGAGGCGCGTCGCGGGGTTGTTGAGGTTGATGCGCGAGTCGAAGCGGAACCGCTCCTCGCGCGCGGCGAGCGCGGGCCGCTCCGGCGCGGCGGGCTTGAGCGACGACGCGAGCTTCACCACCTCGCGCGCGAGCGCCTGCCCGTAGCCGGTGTGGTCCGCGTTCGTGCCCTTGTTGATGCTCAAGTCGCCGGACGCGCCCTGCATGAACACCGCCGTGCCGCCGAGCTGCTTCTCGATTTCCGACTTCATCGCGCCGGGCCAGTCGGCGGAGAACTTCAGCGTCTGCGCGGGAAGCGTCGTCGGGTGGCCGGTAAAGTTCACCACGATGGCGAGCGGCTTGTCCGTCGCGGCGTCGTCGAGCCGCAGCACGCCGAGGGTGCGGTCCACGGGCTTGGGCTCGAGCTTGGAGTGGCGGTTGCGGTTGAAGCCGTCGAGCTGCGCCGCGCCCGACGCGAGCTTCGCGGGCACGAGCCGCTGGTCCGCCTCGACGATGGCGGCGGTGATGGCGTCCTCGAGCTGCTTGTAGTAACGCAGCGCGTTGTCGAACTTCCCGCGGCCCTTGCCGTCGGCGTCCGTGAGTTCCAGCACCGGCCCGTGATGCGTGTGCGAGCCGGAGATGAAGGAGTGCTCGATGCCGCACTTCGCCTTGATCCGCTCGCGGATGACGGCGAGCGACTGCTCCGACGGCGAGCGACCGAGGTCGAGGCCGACGATGGCGAGCTTCGCGCCGCCCGCCTGGATCACGACGGCCGCGGCGTGCAACGGGTCGAGTGTGCCGTTTGATGGCGCGTCGCGCCGCGCGCCGTAACCCCACATCGGCACCGGGTCTCTCGGCGTCACGTCGTGCCGCGCCGCGCCCGCCTTGAACGTGGCGCCCGCCGCCGGGCACTTCGCGTTCGCGAAGGCGATGCACATGAAACCGACCAAGCCGATCTGCACGCCACGGGAGTTCACGCCGCATTTAGTTCCGGCACTGGCGACGGAACAAGCGAAAACCGAGGCGACGCGCAGTTGCACGGCGGAAGTTGGCCGCTATCCTCCACGGCCATGAAATCCCTTCGCCCGTTCCTTGTCGTCGCGTTGCTTCTCACGGTTTTCACCGGTCGTGGCGCACCCGCCGGGGCCACACTGGCGGCACGCATCGCCGAGGTCATCCATGCGCCCGAATACAAGCACGCGCACTGGGGCATCCTCGCCGTGGACATGGAGTCGGGCGCGGTGCGCTTCGAGCATCAGGCGGACAAGCTGTTCGCGCCGGCTTCGGTCACGAAGCTCTATTCCGTCGCCGCCGCGCTTGATGAACTCGGCGCGCAGCACCGGTTTGAGACGCCCGTCTTCCGCCGCGGCGAGTTGGGCAGGGACCGCGTGTTGCGCGGCGACCTCGTGCTCGTCGCGCGGGGCGACCTCACGCTCGGCGGCCGCACGGACGCCGAGGGCAGGATCGCCTTCAAGGACAACGACCACACTTACGCGAACGGCGGCACATCCGGCGAACTCACCGCGCCCGATCCGCTCGCAGGCTTGGACGACCTCGCGCGGCAGGTCGCGGCGTCCGGCATCCGCCACGTGCGCGGCGAGGTGCTCGTGGACGACCGCCTCTTCGACAAGGCCGAGAGCACCGGCAGCGGGCCGACACGCCTCTCGCCCGTGCTCGTGAACGACAATCTTGTGGACGTGCTCATCACGCCCGCGAAGCCCGGCGCGCCCGCGAAAGTCACGACGCGCCCGATGAGCGAGGCGTTCGTCGTGGACGCGCAAGTCGAGACGGTGCCGACAAACGCGCCGCTGCGCATCACGCTCACCGCGCCCGCGCCGGGCCGGCTCGTGGTGCGCGGCCAGATTCCCGAGGGGCCCAAGCCGCTGCTGCGCGTGCGCGAGGTGGACGACGCCCCGGCGTGGGCGCGCGCGCTGTTCATCGAGGCGCTGCGCCGCGCCGGCGTGACCGTGGACGCCTCGCCGCACGGTCCAAACCGCCCGGAGTTGCTGCCGGCACGCGGCAGTTACAAGCCGGAGGAACAAGTGGCGAAGCTCGTGTCGCCGCCGTTCGCCGAGAACGTGAGGCTCATCCTGAAAGTCAGCCACAACCTGCACGCGAGCACGCTGCCGTTGCTGGTCGCGGCGAAGCACGACCGCCGCACGCTCGCGCAGGGGCTGCGGTTGCAGCACGACTTCCTCGCGCGCGCGGGCGTGGACGTGGAGACGATTTCATTCGGCGGCGGCGCGGGCGGGGCGCGGAGCGATTGCGTGACGCCGCGGGCGACGGTGCAGTTGTTGCGCGCGATGGCGAACCGGCCGGACTTCGCGGTTTACGAGTCGGCGCTGCCCGTGCTCGGCGTGGATGGCACGCTGGCGACGCACGCCGATCCTTCAAGCCCTGCGCGCGGCAAGGTGAGGGCGAAGACGGGCACGTTCAGTTGGGACAACACGATGAACGCGCGGCTGCTGCTCAACAGCAAGGCGCTCGCGGGCTACATCCAAACATCGCATGGCGGTCGCGTGGCCTTTGCTGTTTTCGTGAACAACGCGCATCTCGCGCGCCTGGCGGACACGCAGCGCGTCGGGAAGACGCTGGGGAAGATCGCGGAGTTGTTGCACGAGGAGCTGTAGCGGCGAATGCAGGAAAGCGCAGGCGGACCGACAGTGGGGGTGTGGAGGGGCGCGAACGTGGGAAGGGCTCTGAATCAGCTCACGTTCCCGCTCACTCACATTCAACCTGCGCCCCCCAATGCTGCCAGGAGAGGACGTGCCCCGAACGAATCAGCCGTGCTTACGGGTCCTTGATGGTCGAGAGGAACTGCCGCAGCGCGGGCGAGAGAATCTTGTTC is part of the Verrucomicrobiota bacterium genome and encodes:
- a CDS encoding cysteine--tRNA ligase; this translates as MPLRFFNTLTRCVQDFTPLDPAGRRVGLYCCGPTVHDFAHIGNFRTFVFADLLRRCLEFRGFEVTHVMNVTDVEDKIIKRVADAGVSLREFTSRFESAFFEDHRALRCLAPHHAPRATEHIPGIIALIGRLLTRGVAYKAADGSVYFSIEKYQGCGCRYGQLLNLNFEGMRVGERVASDEYEKESIGDFALWKSRAPGDGAVFWPSPWGEGRPGWHIECSAMSMKLLGPSFDIHMGGEDLVFPHHEDEIAQSEGALDYPAGARFVKYWLHGAHLLVEGKKMSKSLGNFYTLRDLLARGYTGREIRYLLLTAHFRDPFNFTLEGLAGARAALARLDECLGKLREAATGETAAPDAALVGRFTAALDDNLNVSAAWGAVFEWVRDLNRRLAAKELAPGAAAAALAAWARLDSVFGIGDACGAEIPADIQALAGARQSARAAKEWKKSDELRDELKARGWVVEDTAKGPKLKRG
- the tmk gene encoding dTMP kinase; amino-acid sequence: MPAGLFITFEGTEGCGKSTQAARLADRLRARGRTVRLLREPGGTPIGEEIRHTLKHSAENGAMTPEAELLLMNASRAQLVREVIRPALAAGEVVVCDRYHDSTTAYQGHGRQLDLGHVQSVLDFAIGDTRPEITLWLRVPLSLSEARRAARLQRQPGLRDRFEEADRAFFERVDLGYLSIAAAEPERVRVIDATKPVEAVAAEIWVHIEPLVGR
- a CDS encoding class I SAM-dependent methyltransferase, with translation MILHKLIARHLKTRDDAEFYAMQALDAIRWIEACGVQPGPTVSALDLGCGHGVFGAELARRGCAVTYSDDHNWLLPALKDAPFRAFNIDRDDFAALGQFDLVVCSNVLEHLPRPADFIARMHTLLKPGGKFYLSWTPWLSPWGGHEFSPLHYLGATRGHLLHDRLGRPKRVHTPFENLFPTSVGETLQWIREQPHLRLDHAAPRYFTELAFLVRVPVLREFASWNCALLLSRKD
- the purS gene encoding phosphoribosylformylglycinamidine synthase subunit PurS produces the protein MKAKIIITPKKAVLDPQGKTVQTALGHMGYAGVTAVHVGKYLEIDLAPGTDKAAAELALNEAAHKFLSNPVIEDYRLEIE
- the purQ gene encoding phosphoribosylformylglycinamidine synthase subunit PurQ, translating into MRFAVLQFPASNCDQDAVHAVRTLGHSADFVWHKDASLGAVDAVIVPGGFSYGDYLRCGAIARFSPVMQAVKQFADNGGLVLGVCNGFQVLTEAGLLPGALIRNRDLQFHCEHIFLKTANRDTPFTNRIPADKLLRVPIAHGEGCYFADQDTLAKLQSTRQILWQYCDANGELTDAANPNGALLNIAGICNGRGNVAGLMPHPERVCEPLLGGDDGRLIFESLFAAIEARARPEAA
- the mpl gene encoding UDP-N-acetylmuramate:L-alanyl-gamma-D-glutamyl-meso-diaminopimelate ligase, with the protein product MFGTIRSVHFSGIGGTAMAAVAAAMKEQGVHVTGSDQNVYPPMSTFLAERHIEAMNGYAEANLAHKPDLVVIGNALSRGNPEVEAVLSKRLRYASLPELLKDYFIRGRRSLVVCGTHGKTTTTSLLTWVLEHNGLNPSFLIGGIPNNLGQGARFTGSEWFVLEGDEYDTAFFDKRSKFVHYLPEVGILNNLEFDHADIFDNVAAIQRAFSHFIRLVPRNGLLLANGDDANLAPLLVNAPCPVKRFGFGADNHLHAFHLRLGATASEFETPNGKFHLDLIGELNVRNALAVVAAARHCGLTNRQIQDAFSTFRGVKRRLEVRGVAGGVTVVDDFGHHPTAIRETLKALRVKFPQHKLWAVFEPRSNTTRRNVFQQELAAAFAGADAVVVAQVARLELLAPELRLDPEKLMGDLRALGKDAAYLADVNAIVEHLGAGVAGGDVVCVFSNGGFGDIHAKLLARFARR
- the gatB gene encoding Asp-tRNA(Asn)/Glu-tRNA(Gln) amidotransferase subunit GatB, producing MDYEAVIGLETHVQLRTKSKMWCGCANAFGAPPNTNVCPVCLGLPGALPVPNEEALRLTALTGLLLQCEIPRFATFDRKSYFYPDMPKNYQLTQYDRPSTANGRVEFELGGGIATVRITRAHLEEDVGKSFHFERFSGVDFNRAGVPLLEIVSEPDLRSADMAYDYLNALKDILVYGGVSDCDMEKGMVRCDVNVSVRPRGSDALGAKVEIKNMNSFSAVRRALQYEIPRQIGVVTRGGALRQETRRWDDDTGVTGVMRTKEEAHDYRYFPEPDLMPLAPTDAWLAEVRARAVELPLARKRRLMRDYQLPATDAQTFVWDRPLGNYFETIAPKSKNPKAVANWVINNLRAKLAETGAELGGLRFAPECLPELAALVESRTISSSIAQQVFAEMFDTGEPPAAIVQRKGLAQVSDTGALEQFCDEVIAANPGPAADFKSGKAAALNFLKGQVMKLSKGKANPGAAGAILERKLKG
- the dacB gene encoding D-alanyl-D-alanine carboxypeptidase/D-alanyl-D-alanine-endopeptidase translates to MKSLRPFLVVALLLTVFTGRGAPAGATLAARIAEVIHAPEYKHAHWGILAVDMESGAVRFEHQADKLFAPASVTKLYSVAAALDELGAQHRFETPVFRRGELGRDRVLRGDLVLVARGDLTLGGRTDAEGRIAFKDNDHTYANGGTSGELTAPDPLAGLDDLARQVAASGIRHVRGEVLVDDRLFDKAESTGSGPTRLSPVLVNDNLVDVLITPAKPGAPAKVTTRPMSEAFVVDAQVETVPTNAPLRITLTAPAPGRLVVRGQIPEGPKPLLRVREVDDAPAWARALFIEALRRAGVTVDASPHGPNRPELLPARGSYKPEEQVAKLVSPPFAENVRLILKVSHNLHASTLPLLVAAKHDRRTLAQGLRLQHDFLARAGVDVETISFGGGAGGARSDCVTPRATVQLLRAMANRPDFAVYESALPVLGVDGTLATHADPSSPARGKVRAKTGTFSWDNTMNARLLLNSKALAGYIQTSHGGRVAFAVFVNNAHLARLADTQRVGKTLGKIAELLHEEL